CGGTAACAGCAACAGCCTCGGCCTCTACGGCGCGCTCTCGGCCGAGCGATCCGGCCTCGAATGGCGCCACAAGCTCACCGGCCGGGCCGACGTGCAGGAGACCAACGGCAACACCACCACGCAGCGCGTCCTCGCCTCGTGGCAGCCCAATTACCGCTTCGACGACCGGTTCTACGCGTTCGGCCTCGCCCAGTACGAGCATGACAAGTTCCTGGGCTATTCGGACCGCTACACCGCCTCTGGCGGCGTCGGCGTCGGCCTGGTCGCCTCGCCGCGGCTCAAGCTCGACTTCGAGGGCGGTCCCGCCTTCCGCCGCACCGCCTTCACCGACGGCAGCGCGGCCTCGACGCTGGCCGGCCGCGCCTCGCTCGATTTCAACTGGAAGATCGCGCCGACCCTCCAGCTCACCCAGAACAGCGCGCTCTACGTCGAATCGGGCGACACCAGCGCCAGCGCTTTGACCGCACTCGACACCACCCTGCTCGGCGCGCTCAAGGCGCGCTTCTCCTACAATATTCAATATGAGCGCAACGCCCCGCCGGGCGTGAAGCCGGTCGACACTCTGAGCCGCGCGACCCTGATCTACAGCTTCTGACGGCGCGGCGAGCGTTGCTGAAACAGCAACGCTGCAATGACGGCGACGCGACTTCCGGCCCCTCCCTTTTTGCTCCAGATAGCCATCAAGGGCGATCGAGACAGGGGAATGAAGGTGAACGCACCGGCGCATAAACAATGGCAGGACGCCGACGGCATCTTCACGCCGCTCGAACTCCGGGTGATCGCATTGGCTGCCGCCACCCCCGGCGACTGCACCATCGCCGGCCCGCCGGAAAGCTGGGTCGGCCGCGTCGCCCGCCGGATCGGCCGCGCCTTCGCGCTGCATGAGCCCGGTCCGCTCGCCAACCCGCGGCTCGAGGCGCTGCGCCGCGTCGCCTGCAGCAGTTTCGCCCGCAACGGCCGCCTCGAAGAAGGCGAGACCGAAGCGGCCCTTGCCGCCGGCCTCAGCCGGCTGCAGATTGACAATCTTGCGTTGATGGCGGCCACCTGGCGGCCCGCGCACAACAGAAGGAAATTTTGAACGTGCGCAAATCCATGATCATCGCCGCGGCCGCTTTGGCCGCCGTCACCGGCCATGCCGTGGCCCAGCAGGCGCCCGCGCCGGCCAGCCAGGCGGTCGCCGCCGCCTCGGTCCAGTCGGGCGACTATGCGCTCGACAAGGGCCACGCCAAGATCCTGTGGTCGGTCTCGCATTTCGGCTTCTCGACTTACTATGGCGAGTTCACCGATTTCGACGCGAAGCTGACGCTCGACGGCGCCAATCCGGCGGCGAGCAAGCTCTCGGTCACCGTCCAGACGGCTTCGGCCAACGGCCACAATCCGGCGCTCGAAAAGCATCTGCAGAGCCCCGATTTCTTCAACACGGCCAAGTATCCGACCGCGACCTTCGTCTCGACCGCGGTCAAGCCGACCAGCGCGACCACCGCGGACGTGACCGGCGACTTCACCCTGCTCGGCGTCACCAAGCCGCTGACGCTGAAGGTCACCTTCAACAAGGCCGCCGAGAATATGGCGAAGAAGTACACGACCGGCTTCTCGGCCGAAGGCGTCGTCAAGCGCAGCGAGTTCGGCATGGGCTATGCCGCGCCGGCCCTCGGCGACGACGTCAAGCTCGTCATCAGCGGCGAGTTCAACAAGATCTGATCGGCCGGCCGGGCGGCTCCTCCCCGCCCGGCTTCGCTTGCGGCACGCCGAGCCTCCCATTAGCGTGCGCGGCTCCCCGCCCGCATCCGATGGAATTGCCCCGTGTCCTTTGCTCCCGTCCGTACGTCCGTCCTGGCGCTCGCCGCCGCCTTTCTCGCCGCCGGTTGCACCACGATTGGCACCAACGCCGCGCCCGCCGCCGACTCCGCCGCGCGCATGGTCGCTCCGGTCCTCACCACCGCCGACGCGCGCGACGCCAAGAGCTATGCCCGCCCCGAAGTCGCCCGCGTCACCCATGTCGCGCTCGATCTCGTCGCCGATTTCGCGGCCAAGCGCATGATCGGCACGGCGACGCTCGACGTCCAGGCCCGGGCCGGCGCCCCCGAAATCATTCTCGACAGCAAGGGGCTCGAGATCGAGTCGGTGACCGACCAGTCCGGCCGCGCGCTTCCCTTCACGCTCGGCGCGAATAACGCCGCCATGGGCCAGCCGCTCGCCATCCAGCTCAACGGCGCCCGCCAGATCCGCATCGCCTATCGCAGCGCGCCCGGCGCAGAGGCCCTGCAATGGCTCGCGCCTGAGCAGACCGCGGGCAAGCAGCATCCGTTCCTGTTCAGCCAGGGCCAGGCGATCCTCAACCGCACCTGGATCCCGACCCAGGACAGCCCCGGCATCCGCCAGACCTGGGAAGCGCGCATCGTCGCGCCCGAGCCGCTCACCGTGGTGATGAGCGGCGAGCGCCTGACGCCCGAGGGCGAGGCCGCCGGCGAGCGCCGCCGCGCCTTCCGCTTCCGCATGGACAAGCCGGTCGCACCCTATCTGATCGCGATCGCCGCCGGCGACCTCGCCTTCCAGCCGCTCGGCCCCCGCACCGGCGTCTATGCCGAGCCGGCGACGCTCCCCGCGGCCGCGGCCGAACTGGCCGACACCGAGAAGATGGTCGCCGCCGCCGAGGCGCTCTACGGCCCCTATCGCTGGGGCCGCTACGACATGATCGTCCTCCCGCCGGCCTTCCCTTATGGCGGCATGGAGAATCCGACCCTCACCTTCCTCACCCCCACCTTCATCGCCGGCGACCGCAGCCTCAACGGCCTCGTCGCGCACGAGCTGGCGCACAGCTGGTCGGGCAATCTCGTCACCAACGCGGTCTGGCCGGACGGCTGGCTCAACGAGGGTTTCACCTCCTATTTCGAGAACAGGATCATGGAGGCGCTCTACGGCAAGACGCGCGCCAGTCAGGAAGAGGCCCTGTCCTTCGCCGAGATCGAGACCGCGCTGAAGGAACTCGGCGCCGCCGCGCCCGGCACCCGCCTCCACGACGACAGCGAGGCCGATTCCAGCGGCATCGTCTACGACAAGGGCTCGGCCTTCCTGCGCACGATCGAGCGCACCGTCGGCCGCGAGCGCTTCGACGCCTATCTCCGCTCCTATTTCGACCGCCACGCCTTCCAGCCGATGACCTCGGCCCTCTTCCTCGCCGATCTGCGCGCCAATCTGATCCGCGGCGACCAGGCGCTCGAGCAAGAATTGCGGCTCGACGAATGGGTCTATCAGCCCGGCCTTCCCGCCAATGTCGCGCGTCCCGATCCGAAGGCCCTCGCCCCGATCGACGCCGCGCTGGCCGCGTTCAATGCCGGCGGCGCGGCGGCCGCCGTGCCCTATGGCGGCTGGACCACGGCCGAGCGGCTGCGCTTCCTCAACGGCCTCCAGCGCGATCTCAGCCAGGCCCGCCTCGCCGAGCTCGACCGCGCCTTCGGCCTGTCGAAGAGCGGCAATTCGGAAACCCTGTTCGCCTGGCTGCAGCTCGCGCTCGCCAACCGCTACGAGCCGGCCGTGCCCGCCGCCGAGCGCTTCCTGCTCGGCATGGGCCGCCGCAAGTTCGTCTCGCCTCTGTTCGAGACCTTGATGAAGCAGGGCGAATGGGGCCGCCCCATCGCGCAGCGCATCTACGCCAAGGCGCGCCCCACCTACCACGCCGTCACCACCAGCGCCGTCGACAAGGTGATGAAGGGGAGCTGAGATGGTACGGCCTAAGCGGAGGGGACCATGGCTGTCAGCGGTTTAAGTAAGGATCGCATCGAGATCCATTTCGATGTTCACGAACCCGTCGAATTGACGGAGATGACACTCGCCTTCCAAGGATTGAGCCGGGACTATAAGCGTTTTCTTAAAGAAAAGGTTCAGAACGAAGGCGGCAAAATTGGCGACGAGGACATTAAGCTCTACATCACCAAGATAGAGTCGAACTGCATTCTCGCCGAATTTGCCGGAGCCTCTAGCATCGTTGGGGCATATTTCAGTCTTCTTGATTACCAGAACATTTTTATCGAGTATGTGAAGCATTTCGACGTCGTCACGAGCTATTTTAAAACCTTAGCCGGACGGAAAGATCTTCGTTCAGCCGACATCGAGTGCACAAAGGCTGGTGCGCAGGCGATTGAAAGCGTCATGGCATTGGTTGCTAAGACTAAAAAGGGCAGGTTTGCCCTGAGGGCCCGGGCGGGCTCGGAAACGGGAAGCGGCCACAAGGTCTACGCCGAGGTAGAGCTGAGTAGCAACGACGCGGCCGAAGTTCAGCGAGGGGCATTAATCGCCCAAAAGGTCTTAGATTATCGCGGCGATGCCGATCACAAGAACGTCCTGATGTATTTTCAACGGACCAGCACCGACGACGCAAAAGCTCAAGGCAGGACAGACGACAAGGCGATTATACGCTCGATTTCGGAGAAACCGCTGCCCGTGCACTTTGCCTCCCAACTAGACCAAGAGCGGATCAATGATCTCAAAAGTGATCCGAAGGCCAACCCGTTCAAAGCGGCATATCGTGTGGACGTCAATGTGGAGACTGATCGTAAGGGGATTGCGCGATTTTACCGTGTCGTACACCTTCATGAAATCTTGCCAGAAGAAGAGGACGATGACGCGGCGTAATCGGGGCTGACGGCCATCTGGGTACGGAGCGCTCGACCACATCCACAGGATCATCGCCTTGCCGAGCGCGACGTGGCAGCGGCGGAACTCGCGATCGAGACAGGGGTGGGCGCCTCGTCCCTCCCCCATTTCCGCCGCGTGTTCAAGCGCTTCGCCTGTTACGGGCACGCACCAACGCCCGCCGGTCTTAACACTCCATCAAACAGTCTGCGGCTAGTACGGAGGGAACCGAGCTGCCGGCATTGGATGTCCATGTATCACACCCCCGTTCCCGCAGATTCCGATCCAGAAGAGAACGGGCCGGCGGACTATCCGGACGCCGTCGAGCTGCCGTCGGATGCCGGCAACCACCGCCTGCGCGAGGCGCATCTCCACAATGCCCAGGCCCGCACCACGGCCCTGTTCGCCTCCTATTTCGCGGGCGCCGGCGCCGGCGCGGCCGCGCTCGTCGCCTGGACGATGTTCGGCCATGTCGCCTTCAGCCTGCTCGGTCCCTGGGCCGGGATGGTCGCCATCGCTTTCTGGCTGACGTGGCGGCGCGCGATCGAGCAGGGCAATGTCGCCGGCAGCCGCAGCGCGCGCATCCAGCCGCACTGGCGGCCGGTAGTCGAGGCGGTCGGCCTCGCCGCGCTCTGGGCCTCGCTGCCCACTTACGCTTTCCCCGGCCTGCCGCTCGCCGATCAGGTCGTGATCGCCGGCGCGATGGGCGCCCTGATCATCGCCGCGATCGGCCTCGCCGCCGTGCCCGCCGCCGCGACCGCCTGGATCAGCACGATGACGCTAGGCCTGTGCGTCGCTTATTGGCACGGCAGCCCGGAGATCGATCCCAAGCTCGCCGTCACCATCATCGGCGTCGCCGCGATCGCGATCCTCGGCGTCGGCCGCCTGACGCGCTGGACCTTCGACCAGTTGCAGGAAATGGCGCGCGTCCGCACCCAGGCGGAATCCGTGCGGCTCTTGCTGCGCGAATATGAGCATCGCGGCGTCGGCTGGCTGTGGCAGGTCGATAGCGAGAATCGCGTCGTCTACATCTCGTCGCGGATGACCGGCCTGCTCGGCCGCTCGACCAGCCAGTTGGTCGGCCATTCGCTGCCCGCCTCGCTGGGCGGCAACAGCGCGCTCGGCCGCACCCTGCTCGCCCGCCAGCCTTTCTCGAACCTCGAGATGGAGCTTCGCACCCGCCGCGGCGCGCGCTGGATCAGCCTTGCCGGCGATCCGATCATCGACATGGGCGGCCAGTTCCAGGGCTTCCGCGGCGTCGGCTCGGACATCACCGAGGTGAGGAAGACGCAGGAGCGCCTGACCAACCTCGCCAATATGGACGTGCTCTCCGGCCTGCCCAATCGCGGCCGCGTCCGCCAGCTGCTGGGCGAAGCCTTGTCGAACGCGCAGGCGACCAATGTGCCCTGCGCGATCATGTTCCTCGATCTCGACGGCTTCAAGCCGGTCAACGACACGTTCGGCCACCCCAAGGGCGATGCGGTGCTGAAGAGCGTCGCCCAGCGCCTCGTCAAGGAGGTCGGCGCGGCCGGCCATGTCGGCCGCATGGGCGGCGACGAGTTCGCGATCGTGATCAAGGACGCGCAGGGCCGCAAGAGCGTCGAGAATATCGCCCAGCGCCTGATCGATTCGGTCGCCGAGCCCTATGTCATCGACCAGGTCGAGATCCGCATCGGCGTCTCGATCGGCTGCGCCTACGGCCCGATCGACGGCCAGAGCGTCGACGACCTCATCCAGAAGGCGGACCTCGCGCTCTATCAGGCCAAGAATGAGGGCCGCGGCACCTGCTGCTATTTCAACTCCGACATGCAGAGCGTCGCCGAGCACAAGATGCGGCTCGAGCAGGACCTCGCCGCCGCGATCGGATCGGGCCAGCTGCGCCTGCTCTACCAGCCGCTCATCTCGGCCGCGGACCAGTCGCTGGTCGGCTTCGAGGCCCTGATCCGCTGGCACCACCCGACCCGCGGCATCGTCTCGCCCAACGATTTCATCCCGCTCGCCGAGGAGACGGGGCTGATCATGCAGCTCGGCGACTGGGTGATCCAGGAGGCGTGCCGCGCCGCCGCCACCTGGCCCGAGAACATTACCGTCGCCGTCAACCTCTCGGCCCGCCAGCTCGTGATGCGCGCGCTCCCCGCGACCGTGAGCGCAGCGCTCGGCAAATACCGCCTGCCCGCCAACCGGCTCGAGCTCGAGGTCACCGAGACCGTCTTCCTCGAGGATTCGGAAGGCTCGCTGGACGTGCTGAAGCGGCTGCGGGCGCTCGGCGTCGGCATCGCGCTCGACGATTTCGGCACCGGCTACTCCTCGCTCGGCTATCTCAACAAGGCGGTCTTCCACAAACTGAAGATCGACGGCTCGTTCGTGCGCGAGGCGGCCAACAACAAGGAGACGGTCGCGATCATCCAGTCGATCGTCCAGCTCGCCAAGAGCTTCCGCATGACGGTCACCGCCGAAGGGGTCGAGACCGCCGACGACTTCACGCGCATGCGCGATCTCGGCTGCCACCAGATCCAGGGCTATCTGTTCGGCCGGCCGATGGATTACGAGCGCGCCAGCGAGCTCGTCCACGGCGCCCAGAGCCGCCTCACCGCGTAACGCGGGAGTCACCCCTCCCCTCGCGGGAGGTTAAGGGGGAGGGGCAATCCGCCCACTCCCCGCACCCGCTATTTCTTGAACATGCCCGTGGCGTATTTGCGCTCGGTGCGGATCTTGGCCGGGGCGCGCGCGCCCTCGCGTTCGGCGCGTTCGCCGACATTGGCGGCGAGCCGGCGGTAGACGCCCGAGGCGCGGCGCAGCCGCATGCGCTCGGCTTCGGTGGTGGCTTCGGCGAGCTGCGCGGTGGCGGCGTCTGCCTGGGCCATGAAATCTTCGGCCGTGCTCATCGGCAATGTCCTTATCGGAGGGTCGCCGGCGCGCAGGCCGACATGGTTCGGGCCTGCGCGCTTATCCGCCGCCGCGCAAGCGCATTCGCCCCTAGGCGTCGCTCCCGTCCCCCGAGCCGTGCACCCAGGCCGCCGGGTCGTCGCCCGCGTCGGGGATGACGTCGCCCTCCTCGTCGGGTCCCATCGCCGGCTCGGGCGGTGGGCCTTCCGCCGGCGCGAGCCCGACCAGCCGCAGCCGCTCGGCCACCTCGTCCTCGCCCTTGCCGAGCGCGCAGGCGATGTCCCTGACGCTCACGCCCTCTCCGTGCAGCCCCTTCATCCGCTGCAGGTCTTCGGCATTCCATGCGTCCATCAAAGCCTCTCCTAGCCGAGCCCAAGGCCGCCGACGCGCAGCGGCGCCGAGCCTTGGGCGAAGAGCCGGGGAGAGGCCGGCCAGCCGGCGGCAAAGCCGTCCGGTCTGACGTCACGGGATTCACTCCCGTGACGGCCTCCACTCCGCACCATTCTCCCCCAACGCTTCACCCGCCCCGCATTTTCCATTTTCCTACACATAACCATATCGGTTATACACTCTCCCCATGCAGTACCAAATCCCCGTCGTCTGCGACCGCTGCCGCGCCTCCGGCCGGCCCGGCGCCGATCCGTTCGCCGGCTTCGGCGCCCTGCTCGATTTTACCCCCGTCCCGCGCCGCAACGCCCGCGCCGACGGCTGGGACGCGCAATGCCAGCGCGCCTTCATCGCCGCTCTGTCGCTGACCGGCTCGCCCCGCGCCGCCGCCCGCGCGGTCGGCAAGGCCCAATATGGCGTCACCCAATTGCTGGCCGCGCCCGGCAATGAGGGCTTTTGCGCGGCCTATCGGGAGGCGATGGCGATCGCCGCCGACGAGCGCAGCCGCCGCCTCGTCGAGGGTCTCGGCGCGGTCGCCGCCGAGCAGGCCGGCTGGCGCCCGCCCGACGCCCCCTGGTCCAACGCCAGGACCAGAAATCCTCCCCTTCCTTTCCAGGGGAGGGGGACCGCGCGCAGCGTGGTGGAAAGTCCCGCGGTGGAGGGGCCATCCGACCCCCGCACCCCCGACGACGAGCGCTGGCTCTGGCTCGATCGCCTCGTCCGCACATATCGGATCAAGCTCGAGCAGGAGCGCACCGCGCGCCTCGCCGGCCAGATCGTCGCCGCCGATTTCTATTTGCGCCAGCTCACCTATGTCGAGGTGCTGATCGACCTGGCGGGCACGGACGGATTCCGCATCCTCACCGAGCATCGCGAGCGCGGCACCCCGCTCATCGCCATGGCCGAGACGCCGATGTCGCGCCTGCTCGACGAGGCGCGGCGCGCCAAATGGGCCGAGCTCGGCGAGCCGCCCCGCCCCGCCCCGATCCCGCGCGACCTCCTCGCCGACCACGGCCGCTTCAGCATCGAGCCGCCGGAAGCCACAAGGGGCGGCCTGGATCGCAGCCACGTGGAGCAGCGGGCCGCCTTTGAGAAGCGGCACCGGCAGGCCGCTGCCGACCAGGTCGCCTGGGAGGAGGCGGCGCGCCAAGAGCATGACCGCCGGCGCGACAGCGCCGCCGGATCATGATCGAGAGTCGCGGCACCTGCCCGGACGGCCTGCGCCGCAGGCGACAGGTCCGACGTCACGAGGCCGCCCTCGTGACGCAGCACCAGCCCCACCGAACCTGCGCCACCTTCTGCCGAACCCTATTAGGACACTGAAAGGCCCCGCCAATGCCCCCCGACCAGACCATAAGCGCCCTGCTCGCCGCCGCCGGCCGCTCCGCCGAGGAGGACATCCAGGCGCTCGCCCGCCGCGCCGCCCGCGCCGCCTGGGTCGAGCGCCGCATCGAGGATCTGCGCCGCGCCCAGCGCGAAGCCGACGCCGCCTGGTTCCGCCTGCTCGACGGCCTCCCCGAAGACCTCGACGAGGACGAACTCGACGCCCTCCCCGAGCCCCCCAAACAAGCCGCCCTCGCCGCCATCCACGCCGAGCTGGATGCGGTCAGGTATCATGATCGGTGGCCCGAGGAGCTGTATTGGAGCCTTTAGCGCCGCGCCTAAGGCCGCCGACGCGCAGCGACGCCGGACTTAGGCAAGAGCCGCGACAGGCCGGACGGCCTGCGCCGCAGGCGACAGGACCGACGGCGCAGGCCGCCCTGCGCCCTTACTTCACCTGTAGCGCCCGCGCCGAGCGACGCCCACGCGGCACGCGACGCCGAAGCTCGGCAAGAGAGCGCAAAAGCCAGCCAGCCTGCGCCGCAGGGACTGCGCCGACGGCGATGGACGCCACGCGGCTGCGGACTAGGCTTGCCGCGATTGAAGCGGAGTCTCCAGCGCCGCGCAAAAAACACGACATGGTCCGACTCCGTACTCCACCGATGACCATTTCGACTGTCAAATCTCTTGGATAGAATCATCGAAGGTGGTTTATGATGGGATATTGATGGCGTGAGGCTAGTCGATGAATTCTGCCACCTACACACAAAATCGGCTCCGACAGCTTAAAGGCCTAGTCACCATCGACCCGTGGCACGAGGGCAAACCTCTTCAAGGAAGCGTGGCTCTTCACGCCTACGTTCATTTCGACGAAGCGCGTCTTGGA
This portion of the Sphingomonas sp. LY54 genome encodes:
- a CDS encoding DUF481 domain-containing protein is translated as MVLASLSALSLVAAAPAPAASPEALPPPVRAMIDAAIAAGDAPSVAAVIRFARETNPAAVAEIDAIDAAWQADVAAREAEAAEARKQSLAAAGPLEHWKGQLELGASRSTGNSNSLGLYGALSAERSGLEWRHKLTGRADVQETNGNTTTQRVLASWQPNYRFDDRFYAFGLAQYEHDKFLGYSDRYTASGGVGVGLVASPRLKLDFEGGPAFRRTAFTDGSAASTLAGRASLDFNWKIAPTLQLTQNSALYVESGDTSASALTALDTTLLGALKARFSYNIQYERNAPPGVKPVDTLSRATLIYSF
- a CDS encoding YceI family protein; protein product: MRKSMIIAAAALAAVTGHAVAQQAPAPASQAVAAASVQSGDYALDKGHAKILWSVSHFGFSTYYGEFTDFDAKLTLDGANPAASKLSVTVQTASANGHNPALEKHLQSPDFFNTAKYPTATFVSTAVKPTSATTADVTGDFTLLGVTKPLTLKVTFNKAAENMAKKYTTGFSAEGVVKRSEFGMGYAAPALGDDVKLVISGEFNKI
- a CDS encoding putative bifunctional diguanylate cyclase/phosphodiesterase: MYHTPVPADSDPEENGPADYPDAVELPSDAGNHRLREAHLHNAQARTTALFASYFAGAGAGAAALVAWTMFGHVAFSLLGPWAGMVAIAFWLTWRRAIEQGNVAGSRSARIQPHWRPVVEAVGLAALWASLPTYAFPGLPLADQVVIAGAMGALIIAAIGLAAVPAAATAWISTMTLGLCVAYWHGSPEIDPKLAVTIIGVAAIAILGVGRLTRWTFDQLQEMARVRTQAESVRLLLREYEHRGVGWLWQVDSENRVVYISSRMTGLLGRSTSQLVGHSLPASLGGNSALGRTLLARQPFSNLEMELRTRRGARWISLAGDPIIDMGGQFQGFRGVGSDITEVRKTQERLTNLANMDVLSGLPNRGRVRQLLGEALSNAQATNVPCAIMFLDLDGFKPVNDTFGHPKGDAVLKSVAQRLVKEVGAAGHVGRMGGDEFAIVIKDAQGRKSVENIAQRLIDSVAEPYVIDQVEIRIGVSIGCAYGPIDGQSVDDLIQKADLALYQAKNEGRGTCCYFNSDMQSVAEHKMRLEQDLAAAIGSGQLRLLYQPLISAADQSLVGFEALIRWHHPTRGIVSPNDFIPLAEETGLIMQLGDWVIQEACRAAATWPENITVAVNLSARQLVMRALPATVSAALGKYRLPANRLELEVTETVFLEDSEGSLDVLKRLRALGVGIALDDFGTGYSSLGYLNKAVFHKLKIDGSFVREAANNKETVAIIQSIVQLAKSFRMTVTAEGVETADDFTRMRDLGCHQIQGYLFGRPMDYERASELVHGAQSRLTA
- a CDS encoding M1 family metallopeptidase, which translates into the protein MVAPVLTTADARDAKSYARPEVARVTHVALDLVADFAAKRMIGTATLDVQARAGAPEIILDSKGLEIESVTDQSGRALPFTLGANNAAMGQPLAIQLNGARQIRIAYRSAPGAEALQWLAPEQTAGKQHPFLFSQGQAILNRTWIPTQDSPGIRQTWEARIVAPEPLTVVMSGERLTPEGEAAGERRRAFRFRMDKPVAPYLIAIAAGDLAFQPLGPRTGVYAEPATLPAAAAELADTEKMVAAAEALYGPYRWGRYDMIVLPPAFPYGGMENPTLTFLTPTFIAGDRSLNGLVAHELAHSWSGNLVTNAVWPDGWLNEGFTSYFENRIMEALYGKTRASQEEALSFAEIETALKELGAAAPGTRLHDDSEADSSGIVYDKGSAFLRTIERTVGRERFDAYLRSYFDRHAFQPMTSALFLADLRANLIRGDQALEQELRLDEWVYQPGLPANVARPDPKALAPIDAALAAFNAGGAAAAVPYGGWTTAERLRFLNGLQRDLSQARLAELDRAFGLSKSGNSETLFAWLQLALANRYEPAVPAAERFLLGMGRRKFVSPLFETLMKQGEWGRPIAQRIYAKARPTYHAVTTSAVDKVMKGS